The window TAACATCGAATTCCTTCGCTTGCGCAATAGCGGAAACCGAAAAAATCGATAAAAACAATAAAACGGCAAGTAATACGCTTATTGATTTTTTAAACATGCGATCGTCCTCCTTAAATTTTGTTTTTCAAATATATATACAACAAAAAAACCGGCAATTCCTGCCGGGTAGTTTATTGTGATCAACTTTTTATATATATCCAGGTTATTGCACAACAACTTTCGGATTGGAGTAAAAAGCCTGAAACCTTTGATATATAGGAGGTTCAGGCTGGTTTTTTAAGGGGTTCGGTGTAAAAGTTAAGGTATGGGCAACCCGTGATTTAATGCATGTGCAAAAATTATCTATTTTCATGATATAATATTCTTGAAAAAGTACTGTTGCTTTTTCCATAAGCATTTAAATAAAATGCTTTCTAAAATACATCAAAACATAAACTTCAATGAGAGGGCGGATACTATGTCAGTTGAGAAGAAGAATCAATTATCCGATAAACAGCTTTCAATTCTAGAAAGTGAAATGAAAAAATATGGTAAAAGTGTTGGCGTTGCATATCTTTTGCTAATTTTTTTAGGGACTTTAGGTATTCATAAGTTTTATTTAGGTAAAGCCTTATGGGGGACAGTCTATCTTTTACTAGGTATTATAGGTTTGGGATCTTGGTTTGCCGGCAGTCTAGTAGCTTTTGGAGGAATTCCGGAACTTGCCGGCAGTCTTGGTGCAATCGGTAGTCTGTGCTTAGGTATTCTTTCTATATTAATTCTGATTGACCTTTTTACACTGCCCCGACAAGTTAGAAAAATTTATGAAAAAGCAGAGGAAAAAATAATAAATGAACTTCTACTAAGCCAAAAAAGTCAAGAAAGCTAAAATGTTTCTAGGATATTTAATCGTTTCAAGTCATTTAGAATATTAGAAGTGCATGCAACAGCAACCTTAAGCAGGTGGCAAAAGTTGTGTTACATTAACAATTTAAAAGTTCGAGACTTTTATTTGTCTTAAAAGGCCAATCTGCAAGTGTGTAGAAATTTTTATGTATTGTCGAAATTTATGTTCTAAATGTATTGATTTTGTTTTCTAGGACATCTACAACGTCCTTAAGTATTGAAGTAGATGCCTTTAGTTCTTCGCTCATCGCTGCCTGCTCTTGAGCTGTTGCGGCAATGACTTCCATTTTTCCGGAAAATTCTTTTATCAGTTTGTTTATTTCATTAAACCTTTCCATAGCTTTATCCAATTCGTCCTGTATCATAGCATATTCCTCAGATATCTTACTTATATTGTTTACATTATCTTCTGCATTACCCGTTACATACTTTAGATAATCCTGCATACTTTTAGATAGATTTACACCTTCATCTACCGTATTTATTGTAAGATTCATGTTAGCAATAGTCTCATTTGCTTTCGAGTCAATGCTGTTGGCTATTTCATTTATGTTTTGAGCAGATTCTTTTGTGCCTTGTGAAAGTTTTTGAATTTCTCT is drawn from Tepidanaerobacter syntrophicus and contains these coding sequences:
- a CDS encoding TM2 domain-containing protein, encoding MSVEKKNQLSDKQLSILESEMKKYGKSVGVAYLLLIFLGTLGIHKFYLGKALWGTVYLLLGIIGLGSWFAGSLVAFGGIPELAGSLGAIGSLCLGILSILILIDLFTLPRQVRKIYEKAEEKIINELLLSQKSQES